The following are encoded together in the Panthera leo isolate Ple1 chromosome B4, P.leo_Ple1_pat1.1, whole genome shotgun sequence genome:
- the TXN2 gene encoding thioredoxin, mitochondrial: MAQRLLLRRFLASIISRKPPQGRWAPLTSRAVRCSPGDLTVTPNQARSIYTTRVCTTTFNIQDGPDFQDRVVNSETPVVVDFHAQWCGPCKILGPRLEKVVAKQHGKVVMAKVDIDDHTDLALEYEVSAVPTVLAIKNGDVVDKFVGIKDEDQLEAFLKKLIG, encoded by the exons ATGGCTCAGCGACTTCTCCTGAGGAGGTTCCTGGCCTCCATCATCTCCAGGAAACCGCCTCAGGGTCGGTGGGCACCCCTCACCTCCAGGGCCGTGCGGTGCAGTCCTGGTGACCTCACAGTAACACCCAACCAAGCCCGGTCAATATACACCACCAGAGTCTGCACAACGACCTTTAATATCCAGGATGGACCTGACTTTCAAGACCGAGTTGTCAACAGTGAAACACCAGTGGTTGTGGATTTTCACGCACA GTGGTGTGGCCCGTGCAAGATCCTGGGGCCAAGGTTAGAGAAGGTGGTGGCCAAGCAGCATGGAAAAGTGGTGATGGCCAAGGTGGACATTGACGACCACACAGACCTCGCCCTAGAATATGAG GTGTCCGCCGTGCCGACCGTGCTGGCCATCAAGAACGGGGATGTGGTGGACAAGTTCGTGGGCATCAAGGACGAGGACCAGCTGGAGGCCTTCCTGAAGAAGCTGATTGGCTGA